The Rhizobium sp. WSM4643 genome contains the following window.
GCCGATATCGCCATAGTGCATTTTCCGATGGATGAGCGCGCCGGCGCGCGATTTGGCGGCGAGGTGCACGAGGCCGACCGGCTTTTCGGCGGATCCGCCGCCGGGGCCGGCAATGCCTGTGACGGCGACGGCGATCTCGGCGCGTGAGCGGAAGAGGGCGCCATGCACCATCTGTCGCGCCGTTTCCTCCGAGACCGCGCCGAAGCGCGAGAGCGTTTCCGCCTGCACGCCGAGCATCTCGATCTTTGCGCTATTCGTATAGGTGACGAAGCCGCGGTCGACGACGGCGGACGAACCCGAAATCTCCGTCAGCGCCCCGGCGATCAGGCCGCCGGTGCAGGATTCGGCGGTCGAGACCATCAGCCCTGCAGCCGTGAAGTCACGGATGATCGCCTCCGCCGTGGAAATTATATCTTGAGGAAAAAGGCTCATCCTTTCCTCCCGCGATAGACGACGGTGGCAGTCGCGATCGCCGCGATGCCTTCGCGTCGGCCGACGAAGCCGATCGTCTCGTTGGTCGTCGCCTTGACCGAGCAGCGCTCGATATCGATTCCGAGATAGTCCGACAGTTTCGCCCGCATGGCGTCTCGATGCGGGCCGACTTTCGGCGCCTCGGCGATCAGCGAGACGTCGGCACTCATGATCGTGCCGCCGCGCTCGCGCACGATCCGGGCGGCATATTCGATGAATATCCGCGAGGCTGCCCCCTTCCATTGCGGGTCGGACGGCGGAAAATGATCGCCGATATCGCCGGCGCCGCAGGTGGCGAGCAGCGCGTCCGTCAGCGCATGCAGCGCAACGTCGGCATCGGAGTGTCCTTTCAGCTTCTGGTCATGCGGAATGAACACGCCGCAGAGCGTCACGCCATCGCCGGCGACGAGCTGGTGCACGTCGTAGCCGTTGCCGGTGCGCACGTCCGGAAGCAGCGACGTCGACAGCTTGTCGTCGGCCATGGCAATATCGTTCTTGACCGTCAGCTTGACGTTGTCGGCCGTGCCCTCGACGATTGTCACCGGAATGCCCAGCCATTCGGCGATCGAGGCGTCGTCGGTGAAATCG
Protein-coding sequences here:
- a CDS encoding CinA family protein, with product MSLFPQDIISTAEAIIRDFTAAGLMVSTAESCTGGLIAGALTEISGSSAVVDRGFVTYTNSAKIEMLGVQAETLSRFGAVSEETARQMVHGALFRSRAEIAVAVTGIAGPGGGSAEKPVGLVHLAAKSRAGALIHRKMHYGDIGRSEVRLATIRTALEMVRSLLAA
- a CDS encoding bifunctional 2-C-methyl-D-erythritol 4-phosphate cytidylyltransferase/2-C-methyl-D-erythritol 2,4-cyclodiphosphate synthase, translating into MLQMPSKQPISAGIVIVAAGRGERAGSSKEGPKQYRMIGGKPVIVHTLENFMTWEAATEIVVVIHPDDEALFARAFRHIISATPIETVHGGATRQQSVLAGLRYLKDKHISHVLIHDAVRPFFDHVLLDRIAASLRAGAQAVLPAIPVTDTLKRADNAGTVLTTVSREHLYAAQTPQSFAFETILEAHEKAAASGRGDFTDDASIAEWLGIPVTIVEGTADNVKLTVKNDIAMADDKLSTSLLPDVRTGNGYDVHQLVAGDGVTLCGVFIPHDQKLKGHSDADVALHALTDALLATCGAGDIGDHFPPSDPQWKGAASRIFIEYAARIVRERGGTIMSADVSLIAEAPKVGPHRDAMRAKLSDYLGIDIERCSVKATTNETIGFVGRREGIAAIATATVVYRGRKG